The Gemella massiliensis DNA segment TAACAGCTGTTAAATCCGATATTATTTGGTTTATGAAATTTAGTAGAACAAAAAGAAAATTTGTGAAAAATAATATAGGGTATATTTTTTATGCCGGAGTAAAATTTAAAAAAATATATTATTCAAATAAAAATAAAAATGTATCAGGAAAAATATTTTTTTCTGCAATTCCTGAAGAAGAATATGCTAAAATGTTTAAAATAAGAAACTATGAAATATTAAAAAATAAAAGTTCTTATGTTCCGCTTAATATATTTTCGCTCTTACCCAAGAAAAAAGATAATAATTTAGTCAATCTTAGAATAAAGTTAATTGTTTGGATATTGGAAACAAGTACGGGCGATTTTTCGGAATTAAATCTTTTAAATTCTGAAAAAGTATTTTTAGATGAAATTATGGATTACTTATCAAATAGCCATAAGTCTTATTATTTTGATATAAGAAATAAAAAAGCACAGATGAGCAAAAATATTATTACAAATTATTCTAATATTTCAAATATTATTAAAAATATATATTTTAAAAATTATAAGTTAATATTTGAAAATGCCAATGTACTGGGAAGAGAATTAAATTCTAAAAATATAAATTTCTATTTTTATAAAAATGTTATAACAGAGTTAAATATTGCTATATCGCAAAATCCCAGCAATAAAAATTTAAAAAATATTCGTGATAATCTGGATAGTTTGGTTAAATTTTTAAATGAAATGTATATTTCCGAAAGTTTGTTTTTATATAACGATAGTATTTATTTTATTAAGCAGGATATAGGGATACTTAAAGATGAGGTAAGTAATAGTAAGTTGAAAATTCCTATAACCAAAAGTTTTATTTTAAATTTGGATAAGGCAATAATAAATGAAAAAAATAGTTTTAAATTTGATAATTTTACCCAAGAGAACAGCTTGTACTTAAAGATTGTTAATGACAAAAATATAAAATATATAGTTAATTCTATTCATACAAAAAAATATTATTATTTAAATGTAAAAAACAGATTGAATATTAGTTACGTTTCCGATAAAAATGAGATATTGTTTAATAAAATACAAGGCAGAATTTTATATATTTTTGAAAGTAATAAATACCGTGACTTATATTTTAGTGAACGTGATAAAAAATCTTATATAAAATATATTAATTTTTCGTCAACAGATAATTTTAGAGACTTATATATTGATCTAAATAAAAATAATCGTTTAATGTATGTTTGCTATGCTACTAAAGATATTTTAGAATATAATTGTTATTTAAAAAATATCTTTGATTCTATAGTTGTTTTAAAAAATTTAGAATATTAAGTATTATATAAATATAGAAGCATTTTGATTTGATATTATTCCGTTATTATTTAAAAAAATATTATTTTATGTTATAATTTTATTAGTTTTTATAATTAAAGATTGAAATATTTAAAAGTAATTTTTTAAGGAGGAGTTTAGTTTGAACATCAATAATTTAAAGGAAAAACTAGGTCAAAAAGTAACGATTGGTGCTTGGATTTCCAACAAAAGAAGTAGTGGAAAGATAGCATTTTTACAATTACGCTATGGTGCCGGATTTATTCAAGCTGTTGCATTAAAAGAGAGTTTAGGAGAAGAACGTTATCAACAATTACGTCATTTGCCTCAAGAATCTTCATTGAAAGTAACAGGATTAATTAAAGAAAATAATAGAGAGTTATCCGGTATTGAGTTGGAAATTGAAGATTTTACAATTATTTCGGAAGCAATTGATTATCCAATTACGCCAAAAGAACATGGAGTAGAGTTTTTAGCAGATAATCGTCATATTTGGATACGTTCTAAAAAACAACATGCTATTTTAATCGTTCGTAATCAAATTATCAAATCAACTTATGATTTCTTTGAAAAAGAAGGATTTTTAAAAACTGATCCTCCAATTTTAACTTCATCTGCTCCTGAGGGAACTACCGAATTATTTAATACAAAGTATTTTGACGAAGAAGCCTATCTTTCTCAGTCCGGTCAATTATATTTAGAAGCTACTGCTATGGCATTCGGTAAAGTATTTTCATTTGGGCCGACGTTCAGAGCGGAAAAATCTAAAACACGTCGTCATTTAATTGAATTTTGGATGATTGAAGCAGAAATGGCATTTTGTAATCATAATGAAAGTTTAACATTACAAGAGGCTTACGTTAATCATTTAATTGCTGATGTTATTGAAAAATGCCCTGAACAACTAAAAATTCTTGGGCGTGATTTAGAAACTTTAAACAATGCTCGTGGTGAATTTCCTCGTATTAAATATAAAGATGCTATTAAGTTGTTAAAAGATAATGGTTTTGATGATATTGAATACGGTGACGATTTCGGTTCTCCACACGAAACATTTATAGCAAACAGTTATAATAAACCTGTATTTATTACTAATTGGCCAATAGACATTAAACCTTTCTATATGATAGAAGATCCTGCTGGCCCGGGGACAGTATTATGTGCTGATCTTATTGCACCTGAGGGCTATGGAGAAATCATTGGTGGTTCGCAACGTATTGATGATTATGATAAATTGCTGGAAAATATCAAAAAGCATGATTTAAACTTGGATGCTTACGGTTGGTATTTGGATCTTAGAAAATATGGTTCTGTTGAACATTCAGGTTTTGGTCTTGGATTGGAAAGAACTGTGGCATGGATTACAGGAAATGGTCATGTTCGTGAAACTATCCCATTCCCACGTCTATTAAATAGACTTACACCTTAATTATGCTAAATGTTAACACTAATGGACTATTAGTTGATGCTGAATTTTTAATGAATTACAAAAATTATAATTTATCTGGAGAGGAAGCAATTTTTCTTCTTCAGATAAATTACTTAACAGAGCAAGGGGAGAAAATATTTTCTGTAAATTCATTTTCAGTAGCACTAAATATGCCTGAAAAAGATATATTTTCTATGTTGGACAGTTTACTTAGAAAAAGAGTTATTAAATTAGCAAAAAATAATAGAATTAGTTTTATTATTTTTAATACTGAAGATAATTTTTATACTCTAAAAGAATTACTAAAATTAGTTGAGAGTATGGTTTCAAGAATGTTGACTTCGAGAGAAATTGATATTATTTCATCTTGGATTGACAGAAAATTTTTAAAAAGTGAAATAGATGAAGCCCTAAACATTTCAAAAAATATTAATTATGTAAATGGAATTTTAAATAATAAAATTAACAATGATATGATAAATTCGGAAGAAAGCGAGAATATTTTGGGATATGACTGGCTTAACAAATAAAAAATTGAATGAAAAAGCTAAAAAAGTAAGTAAATATCTTGATAGAGTTTTTCCAAATGTTGAATGTGAGCTTAATTTTTCTAATAATCTTGAATTAATTATTGCTGTATTATTATCGGCACAGTGTAAAGATGAGTACGTTAACCGTGCTACTGTTGGTTTATTTGAAAAATATAAAACTATTGATGATTATGCTGATTCCAAAGTTAATGATATAGAAAAATTAATTAAAAGTCTAGGATTATATAAGGCAAAATCAAAAAACATCGTGGGTATGGCAAATATGTTAAGGGATGTTTATGATTACAAAATACCACAAACACGTGAAGAGCTTATAAAGTTACCCGGTGTTGGTAGAAAAACAGCAAATGTTGTCCTTTCTGTTGGATTTGGGATACCGGCTATTGCTGTTGATACGCACGTAGAACGTGTTACAAAATTGATGGGGCTTGTTGATATGAATGCTACACCGCTGGAAGTAGAAAAGAAATTAATGGAGATATTTCCTATGAAAGATTGGGGGAAAATTCATCATCAGCTTATACATTTAGGTAGATATAAATTACCTGCACGTGGTGAAAAAGACACAGATCCCGAGTTGGAAAGATTATTAATTGAATAATTTGTAAGGAGAGTTCGATATGGTATATATTATTATTTTTTCAATAATTTTTATTTTTTTAGATCAGCTTAGTAAATATTTTATTCTTAATGATATGAATTTAGGAGATAGTAAAGAAATCATAACTAACTTTTTTAATATTACTTCTCATAGAAATCGTGGAGCAGCTTGGGGAATACTTCAAGACAGCAGGTACTTTTTTATAGTAACAACACTTATATTTTTAATTATTCTTTTTTATTATATTTATAAACAAAGAGAAAAAATTACTAAATTTGATATTCTTACTTTTTCGCTGATTGTAGGTGGTGCAATTGGTAATTTTATTGATAGAATAATACGTCATGAAGTTGTTGACTTTTTAGATTTTGAATTATTCGGATATAATTTTCCAATTTTTAACCTTGCCGATACATTTATTTGTGTAGGGGTATTGTTTTTACTTGTAAAAATATATAAAGAAGAAAATTAATAAAATATGATAAAACAGTAAGGTAATAAAATTTTATTATCTTACTGCTTTTTGATAACATAAAATATTTTGTGTAGATAAAATATTTAAAAGAAAATAAATTTATTATTATTCTTTTACTTGTAAAGTATTTGAATTAAAAGTATAACATTGTTATAATTGATATTATAGTTTTTATTTATGGAGGTAATATGAGAATTTCGTTTAAAAGAGGTAATATTAAATATTTATTAATTAGCGGTTTAATTTATTTTATGGCTGTATTTGTAATACCGAGTATTTTACCGACATCAATAAATGTTTACACAAGATTAAATATTGTTCTGGCTTTATCAATAGCTGCAACTATAATTTTAGGAATGTATAGCCGAAAAATAACGAACGACATAGAACATGATGGAAAAAGGTATAATTTTTTAATACTTTTTACAATAGGACTTATAGGGTTTATGGCAATGATGTTTTTACAGGGAGCTGTTAATTATATCTTGCAATATTTAGCGAAATTTTTTGAATTCCAGACTACAAGCAAAAATACCAGTCATGTAGTAGAAATTATAAAACGTATGCCAATTTTCGTGTTATATGTAACTGTATTAGGACCTATTATGGAAGAATTATTTTTTAGAAAAGCTGTTTTTGGATATTTTTATGATATTTTTCTTGGAAGTAAATCATGGATAAGATTTACTATACCTGCAGTAATAACAGGAGTAGTGTTCGCTTTACCGCACGACGGGTTTTCTCCGCTTATGTTAATTTATATCGTTATGTCAATAGTATTTAGTTATTTATATACTTTAACAAAAAGTATTATTACTCCAATGGTTGCTCATATATTTATGAATATTTTAGTTGTTGTTGTTCAAATATTTTTAGGTGCATAGAGGAGAGAAATATGTCATCAAAAACATGGTTATCCACAAATTATTTTTTACAATTTGCAGTAAATGGTGTATTTTTACCGTTTTGGATACTTTATTTAACGAGTGTAAAAAATATAACAGTTTTAGAGGCAAGTTCAATATTTTCAATGTTATATTTTGCCAGATTTCTTAGTGGTATTTTTGTAAGTCCCTATTTAGTAAAAAAATATAGTTTAGGTTTAACGTTGAAAATATCGGTTGCTGTGGGACTTGTACTTGCAATAAGTTATGGTTTTACAAATGAAAAAAGTATTTTAACTATAATAACATTTTTATTTGGAATGATTTATTTCACAGTATCACCATTGGTGGAAAGTCTTGCGTCACTATTTTTAAAAGAGGAAAATATTGATTATGGTAAGGTTAGAACATATGGTTCTGTCAGTTTCACCTTGGTTGGAATATTAATTGGTGGTGTTATTGGTTATGTTGGTAACAATGCGCTATACTATATTTTAGTATTTTTGGTATTGATATATTTGATTTTTATGTTTTTGCCACAACCAAAATTAGTAAGTAATCTTAAAGTAGAAAAGGAAGAAAAAAGAGAACAATTATATTCATGGGTAATAAAAGATAAAAATGCCTTATTTTTAATTATATCAATTTTTTTATATCAACTAGCTCATACAGCTTATAATAATTATAATGCTATTTATTTAGAAAGTATGAATATATCTGCGAAATGGTTATCAGGAATAATCTTGAATATTTCTGTGATAGCTGAAATATTATTTTTTATTTTTTCAAAAAATATAATTAGTAAAGTAAAACCAACACATCTTTTTATTTTATCCGGAGTTGGTGGTGTAATACGTTGGGCAGTGTTGGGAACTTTTCATAATATTTATGTTTTTATTTCAATGCAATGTTTTCATGCAATAACATTTGCAATGTCACATATTGCTTTTATTTTGATTTTAAATAAAGGATTTAGCACAAAAAAAATTATTGATATGCAGAATTTATATATGGCTATAGGTTTTCAACTAAGCATGGCTGTAGGACTTTACCTTATGGGAGGATTATGGGATATTAGTACAACATATGT contains these protein-coding regions:
- a CDS encoding CPBP family intramembrane glutamic endopeptidase, which translates into the protein MRISFKRGNIKYLLISGLIYFMAVFVIPSILPTSINVYTRLNIVLALSIAATIILGMYSRKITNDIEHDGKRYNFLILFTIGLIGFMAMMFLQGAVNYILQYLAKFFEFQTTSKNTSHVVEIIKRMPIFVLYVTVLGPIMEELFFRKAVFGYFYDIFLGSKSWIRFTIPAVITGVVFALPHDGFSPLMLIYIVMSIVFSYLYTLTKSIITPMVAHIFMNILVVVVQIFLGA
- the asnS gene encoding asparagine--tRNA ligase; this translates as MNINNLKEKLGQKVTIGAWISNKRSSGKIAFLQLRYGAGFIQAVALKESLGEERYQQLRHLPQESSLKVTGLIKENNRELSGIELEIEDFTIISEAIDYPITPKEHGVEFLADNRHIWIRSKKQHAILIVRNQIIKSTYDFFEKEGFLKTDPPILTSSAPEGTTELFNTKYFDEEAYLSQSGQLYLEATAMAFGKVFSFGPTFRAEKSKTRRHLIEFWMIEAEMAFCNHNESLTLQEAYVNHLIADVIEKCPEQLKILGRDLETLNNARGEFPRIKYKDAIKLLKDNGFDDIEYGDDFGSPHETFIANSYNKPVFITNWPIDIKPFYMIEDPAGPGTVLCADLIAPEGYGEIIGGSQRIDDYDKLLENIKKHDLNLDAYGWYLDLRKYGSVEHSGFGLGLERTVAWITGNGHVRETIPFPRLLNRLTP
- a CDS encoding MFS transporter, which produces MSSKTWLSTNYFLQFAVNGVFLPFWILYLTSVKNITVLEASSIFSMLYFARFLSGIFVSPYLVKKYSLGLTLKISVAVGLVLAISYGFTNEKSILTIITFLFGMIYFTVSPLVESLASLFLKEENIDYGKVRTYGSVSFTLVGILIGGVIGYVGNNALYYILVFLVLIYLIFMFLPQPKLVSNLKVEKEEKREQLYSWVIKDKNALFLIISIFLYQLAHTAYNNYNAIYLESMNISAKWLSGIILNISVIAEILFFIFSKNIISKVKPTHLFILSGVGGVIRWAVLGTFHNIYVFISMQCFHAITFAMSHIAFILILNKGFSTKKIIDMQNLYMAIGFQLSMAVGLYLMGGLWDISTTYVFYASAGIALVGTIFAMKIKEK
- a CDS encoding DnaD domain protein, translating into MLNVNTNGLLVDAEFLMNYKNYNLSGEEAIFLLQINYLTEQGEKIFSVNSFSVALNMPEKDIFSMLDSLLRKRVIKLAKNNRISFIIFNTEDNFYTLKELLKLVESMVSRMLTSREIDIISSWIDRKFLKSEIDEALNISKNINYVNGILNNKINNDMINSEESENILGYDWLNK
- the lspA gene encoding signal peptidase II, whose product is MVYIIIFSIIFIFLDQLSKYFILNDMNLGDSKEIITNFFNITSHRNRGAAWGILQDSRYFFIVTTLIFLIILFYYIYKQREKITKFDILTFSLIVGGAIGNFIDRIIRHEVVDFLDFELFGYNFPIFNLADTFICVGVLFLLVKIYKEEN
- a CDS encoding PolC-type DNA polymerase III codes for the protein MSNLKNNNFCIVDIELTEEKEIIQLAAVKLDSNFFEVDSMNYYIKPETGLSNFVVEFTGITDKQLSNKPKFSDISNKIYNFIKDSILICHGLDSDYGILYKHFIKNGIYYKPPKMFDTVKLSQLFFPMESSYRLSDLANSLNLYNGNNYHNAKTDVIVTSNLLKKITKKISSLEQENYNKILKILTAVKSDIIWFMKFSRTKRKFVKNNIGYIFYAGVKFKKIYYSNKNKNVSGKIFFSAIPEEEYAKMFKIRNYEILKNKSSYVPLNIFSLLPKKKDNNLVNLRIKLIVWILETSTGDFSELNLLNSEKVFLDEIMDYLSNSHKSYYFDIRNKKAQMSKNIITNYSNISNIIKNIYFKNYKLIFENANVLGRELNSKNINFYFYKNVITELNIAISQNPSNKNLKNIRDNLDSLVKFLNEMYISESLFLYNDSIYFIKQDIGILKDEVSNSKLKIPITKSFILNLDKAIINEKNSFKFDNFTQENSLYLKIVNDKNIKYIVNSIHTKKYYYLNVKNRLNISYVSDKNEILFNKIQGRILYIFESNKYRDLYFSERDKKSYIKYINFSSTDNFRDLYIDLNKNNRLMYVCYATKDILEYNCYLKNIFDSIVVLKNLEY
- the nth gene encoding endonuclease III: MTGLTNKKLNEKAKKVSKYLDRVFPNVECELNFSNNLELIIAVLLSAQCKDEYVNRATVGLFEKYKTIDDYADSKVNDIEKLIKSLGLYKAKSKNIVGMANMLRDVYDYKIPQTREELIKLPGVGRKTANVVLSVGFGIPAIAVDTHVERVTKLMGLVDMNATPLEVEKKLMEIFPMKDWGKIHHQLIHLGRYKLPARGEKDTDPELERLLIE